The Bdellovibrio bacteriovorus DNA segment CTTTGCGGCTTCCGCACTGGTTTTTTCCAGAGAAGTGCCCGGAGGCATCTGGCCATTGATGATGATGAAGTTTTGATCTTGCGCCGGTACGAACTCTTGACGTACTTTGCTGACTAAAACCAACGAAACGACGAAGAACACCAAAGATCCGCCGACAACTAAATATTTAAATCTTAAAGTGCCGTGCAAAACTTTTTGGTAAGAGTGAGAGAACTTTTCAAAAAGAACATCCAAGAAGTGCTCAAGCTTTGAAACTTTTGGTTCTGTACTTAAAAGAGCTGCGGCCCGCATCGGTGTGATGGTGACGGCTTCAAGAAGTGAAAGCGATACCGCCGCACTCATCGTAACGCCGAACTGGAAGAAGAACTTACCGATAATACCGTCCATAAAGACGACGGGTAAGAACACCGCGATAACGGCCAATGTGGCTGCTGTCGCTGCCGGCAAAACTTCTTTGGAACCATCAGAGGCGGCCCGGGCAGAGCCTTTACCCATGCGATAGTGACGGACGATGTTTTCTAAAAGCATGATGGCATCATCGACGACGATCGAAATGGAAAGCGTCAGTGCCAAAAGCGTAAATAGATTCAGCGTAAAGCCCGAGAAGTAAAGAATGATGAAAGTTCCGACAATAGAAGTCGGAATTGAGAAAAGAATGTTTACTGCTGCCTGAATACTTCCTAGGAACAAGAAACAAACCAGGATGGTGATTAGGGCTGCCACCCAAAGTTTCTCAATCGTTAAGTGAACAGTGGCATCTGTAGGAAGTGTGAAGTCCACATTCACGCGGAAATTAAATCCTTCAGGAAAACTGCCTTTGATGGAATCTAATTTTTGACGAACTTCCTGTGCCACGGTCACTTCGTTCGTGCCGCGCTGTTTTTTTACGGAAATAGAAATCGCCTGACGACCATCGACACGCGCTACACGGCGAACATCAGAAAGACCATCTTCTACGCGAGCCACGTCGCGAATATAGATGTTGCGGTCATGAATACGCTGCCCTCCGCGACGAAGAATTTGGATGTTCGCCACTTCGTCAACATTAGTTGCTTCGCCCAACCAGCGAACACGCAGTTCACGTTCTTTTTCGGTAAATTGTCCTGCGGCACTTTCCACGTGCTGCGTGCTGATGGCTTCAATCACATCGGACAAAGTAAGATAAAGAGCTTCTAGTTTTTTAGTATCCACCCAAATACGCAAGTTTCTTTGACTGAAGCCTTGGATGCTGACTTCGCCCACACCCGGAAGGAAACGGATCTGATCCAACAAGTAGTTCTCAGTCCAGTTAATCATCTCGCGCAAGTCAGACTCGCCATAGATGGAAAGAATGATAATGGGGTCTTCTTCAGGGTTTTGTTTACGGACGGTCGCAGGATCGACACCAGGAGGCCAACGCATACGGCTGAGCGCGGTTTGCACTTCTTGCAGCACGACGTCGACGTTGCGGTTGATGTCGAACTCTAAAGTCACCGAACCTGAACCTTGGCGCGCACTCGAACGCATCTCTTTGATGCCTTCGATCGCCAAAAGTCTTTCCTCGATGGGATCGATCAACTCGGCCTCGACAATTTCTGGCGCAGCCCCTTCATAATCCACCGAAACGCTGATGACTGGGAAGTCGACGTCGGGCAACTGGCTGATCCCCATGCGGTTCATACAGATGGCACCAAAGACGATAAGAGCAAACATTAGAACCCAGGCAAAGACGGGGCGGCGAATCGAGAGATCGATCAAATTCATGGGTGTTCCTTTCGCGCACAGATATTTTTACCCATTAAAACAGGGTGTCAACAAAGCGGGCTTTCGGCCGACTGAATTTAGACGGAATGCAGAGGCATTTAGTTCGAATTATTTTCGAAAAAAAATGGGAGCTAATTTTTAATTACTGAGCTTTGGCAGAAAGAGGCTCTTTATAATCGGGCATCAATTTCCCACGATGACACATGTAACACGTGGCCATGGGGCCTTTTTTCCCATCGAAACCGTT contains these protein-coding regions:
- a CDS encoding efflux RND transporter permease subunit, with the protein product MNLIDLSIRRPVFAWVLMFALIVFGAICMNRMGISQLPDVDFPVISVSVDYEGAAPEIVEAELIDPIEERLLAIEGIKEMRSSARQGSGSVTLEFDINRNVDVVLQEVQTALSRMRWPPGVDPATVRKQNPEEDPIIILSIYGESDLREMINWTENYLLDQIRFLPGVGEVSIQGFSQRNLRIWVDTKKLEALYLTLSDVIEAISTQHVESAAGQFTEKERELRVRWLGEATNVDEVANIQILRRGGQRIHDRNIYIRDVARVEDGLSDVRRVARVDGRQAISISVKKQRGTNEVTVAQEVRQKLDSIKGSFPEGFNFRVNVDFTLPTDATVHLTIEKLWVAALITILVCFLFLGSIQAAVNILFSIPTSIVGTFIILYFSGFTLNLFTLLALTLSISIVVDDAIMLLENIVRHYRMGKGSARAASDGSKEVLPAATAATLAVIAVFLPVVFMDGIIGKFFFQFGVTMSAAVSLSLLEAVTITPMRAAALLSTEPKVSKLEHFLDVLFEKFSHSYQKVLHGTLRFKYLVVGGSLVFFVVSLVLVSKVRQEFVPAQDQNFIIINGQMPPGTSLEKTSAEAAKVEAIIKADANVEGFVISVGGGGGSANVNQFFLPVALKPRADRQLGHTQIMNIWRQKFKELKGMRISMRDISARNLSTGRQNPLAINLRGPDLKVLFDKSNELMERLEKEKLAVDLDTDFRMGIPELVLFPKRGAMAARGVSVEDVGQILSAGVGGLREGRYTADGRRYDIRFKFLEDQIQKPEDFKRLYVRNNFGNLIPLSQLVDIKEEKAIQGISRVNRQRAISVFGNLAPGESQAKVLERASSIAKEILPAGYSFALEGASAGFADSFKSLYSAMMVGILVAYLILAVQFNSFIHPISVLVALPFSVTGALIALWMFDVSLNLFSFIGLIVLMGIAKKNSILLVEFTNQVRHHGEKDISKALLEACPVRLRPILMTSVATVAAATPLVIGSGIGAETRIPMGLSIIGGTIVSTLLTLFVVPALYLMLSPLESKKTHKLDDELPTSVAPAK